Part of the Methanobacterium paludis genome is shown below.
CCATTTTTAAAGCCATTTTACAAGCCGTAACTACCGGGCCATCCATAGTATCGCAATGAGGTGCCATATGTATCACTCCTACCTTTTTGAATAAAAAAATTCCCCAAATTTTTGTGACTATACTTATTTATTTTGTCTGGAATTTGAATAAATTTTTGGAGTATTAATTTTAATATTCATTGGCTACATAAATAATAAAGATAATATGATAAAAATCAAAAGAGCTTACCAACCCTCCGAAGAAAGTGATGGCTTTAGAATACTGATAGATAGACTATGGCCTCGTGGAATATCAAAGGTGAAAGCAAAATTGGATTTATGGATGAAAGACATCGCCCCTTCTAATAATTTACGTAAATGGTTCGATCATGACCCTGTAAGATGGGATGAATTTCAAAGTAAATACAATGAAGAGTTGAAGGATAAAAAGGAATTTTTAAAACAGATAAAGGAATTAGAGAAAAGTAACTTAACTGTCACCTTAGTTTATGGGGCTAAAGATGAGGAACATAACAATGCTGTAGTTTTAAGGGATGTATTAAAGAACTTCTAATGAAACTGGTTGTCCAATTCATCTGAAGAAATTTGTGACATTGGATGAATCTACGTTTGACACATAGCGAGAACTGTTACGTAGCTTATGTGGATCCTGAAAACAAAGGTGGTGTTGGAATCTCATTATCCCATATGGCGGATGGTTGAGATGTACAGGAAGAAAAAGTTTTAAGGAAATCTACATAATTTGTACTCTAAAATCATTAGAAATATTTGATTAGTATGAGTAAAGATGCTCCAGATGTAAAACCTATTGGTATATGGTCTGCCGTTGCCATTGGAGTGGGTGGTATGATCGGGGCGGGCATTTTTTCTATTTTGGGTATTGCAACCACTATAACTGGTAATTTAATTTATATATCTTTTTTAATTGGAGGCGCGATTGCAATCCTCAGCACCTATTCCTACGCCAAGTTAGGAACCAGATATCCATCTGCAGGAGGACCTGTAGAATTTTTATTGAGGGGATTTGGTGATGGTATTCTGAGTGGAGGATTTACTTTTCTTTTATGGATCGGATACATTTTCGCCCTTAGTGTTTATGCAGAGGCTTTTGGAAGCTATGCTGCCACTTTCCTGCCTAAATATCAATCATTCTCCGTTACTATTTTGGCAGCGTTAATTATCCTGATCTTCATGTCAATCAATTTTTTGGGGCCCAAAGTAGTTGGAAGATCAGAAATATTAATTGTGGGAATAAAGGTAGGTATATTGATAACGTTTGCAGTAGTGGGGCTGTTCTTTATAAAACCTTCCCTATTAATAATTTCACACCTTCCGAAAGTTACTGACTTATTGACAGCATCTGCATTATTGTTTTTAGGATATCAAGGTTTTGGTTTAATCACAAATACAGCTGAGGATATAAAAAACCCTGAGAAAAATATATCCCTGGCGCTGTACATTGCAGTTGTACTAGTGATCTTGATCTACGTATTGGTTTCTGTGGTGGTGGTAGGAAATCTAACAATCCCTGAGATTTCTATAGCGGCTGATTATGCCTTAGCAGCCGCAGCAGAACCATTTGTAGGAACATTAGGGTTTACTATAATGGCCATAGCAGCCATAATGTCAACTTCATCTGCAATTAATGCCACATTATACGGTGGGGCTAATATAAGTTATTTAATGGCAAAAAAAGGGGAACTGCCCAAATTTTTTAATAGAACAACCTGGCGAGATGGTTAAAGAAGGTTTAGTTATCACCAGCGCCATGGTCATCATTTTCACCACATTCCTCAACTTGAGCAGTGTGGCTTTGATGGGCAGTGCGTTGTTCCTGATAATCTATACTGGAGTGAACTTCGCCCATCTTAAAGTACATAAAGAAACCAATGCAAACAAATATATCATCTGGCTTGCCATACTTGGCTGTCTATTTGCATTAACAGTGTTAGTTTATTACCAGATTTACAATTCACCTTTAACTATTGAATTGTTGGTGACAGTGGTAACTGCAGTGTTTTTAATTGAATTTATCTATCGCAAATACACCAAGCGGGCGTTAAAAAAGAGAAAGATAAGTTGAAATGCCTAATAAAAACAGGATTATCCTCCTCAATTTGTAAAGAAGGATTTATAAAGATATAATTATAAAACCTCTTAGCTACATTTTTAAGAGTTTTGGGCGTTATTGAAACTTTTTTTGTACTTTATTTAGGAGTTAACATATTGAAATTATCTCTTCTTGTACTCCAATCTTTTATTTATCTTAATCTCTTTGTAGTGGGCCATTTAATAGTATTTATGTCAAGAACCAAAGGCCATTTCTGGGAAATTAACCAACACCACAGCTTTTCATTTGCCATCACATTTTCAAGAAATC
Proteins encoded:
- a CDS encoding DUF488 domain-containing protein — encoded protein: MIKIKRAYQPSEESDGFRILIDRLWPRGISKVKAKLDLWMKDIAPSNNLRKWFDHDPVRWDEFQSKYNEELKDKKEFLKQIKELEKSNLTVTLVYGAKDEEHNNAVVLRDVLKNF
- a CDS encoding APC family permease: MSKDAPDVKPIGIWSAVAIGVGGMIGAGIFSILGIATTITGNLIYISFLIGGAIAILSTYSYAKLGTRYPSAGGPVEFLLRGFGDGILSGGFTFLLWIGYIFALSVYAEAFGSYAATFLPKYQSFSVTILAALIILIFMSINFLGPKVVGRSEILIVGIKVGILITFAVVGLFFIKPSLLIISHLPKVTDLLTASALLFLGYQGFGLITNTAEDIKNPEKNISLALYIAVVLVILIYVLVSVVVVGNLTIPEISIAADYALAAAAEPFVGTLGFTIMAIAAIMSTSSAINATLYGGANISYLMAKKGELPKFFNRTTWRDG